A single window of Meiothermus sp. DNA harbors:
- a CDS encoding M3 family oligoendopeptidase, translating into MSQATAELPTWDLDSLFPGFESRPFLDTWNQVVNQLRDLHDFLEAHRIGQEGASTDPQTFRAVLDRLNAFGETLGPLFAYVLMRVDADSTDAAAQAKLSELERVQLEYQKLRPRLQRWLAMLDADAVQAGEYRILLEEARVQAQHMMSEPEEVLAAELSLSGGRAWVKLHGNLTSQITAVVLGEELPMSAVRNLAMHPQEAVRKAAYEAELQAWKAHEVALAAALNGYKGEVSTLNRKRGWPDDLAPALFENRIGRKTQEAMQRVMVDSLPHWRRYFALKARALSKNRLDWWDLFAPMSSGSLPKKWGWEEGRRFIVEHLSGFSKAAAALAERAFAERWLDASPRKGKVGGAYCMPVGQGCSRILLNHEDSFESLSTLAHELGHAYHNLCLREVPYLLRQEPMTLAETASIMNETVVGEAALRVLPPAEQLGVLEGGLQSAAQVVVDIHSRFLFEQAVFARRRERELSAQEFCQQMLEAQQETYGEALATYHPYMWAVKGHYYGSNFYNFPYAFGLLFGLALYQRYLTEGPDFVARYEELLASVGKYSAEQLAARFGFDLETEAFWQGGMAVLIQRIERFEQLLLSK; encoded by the coding sequence ATGAGCCAAGCCACCGCCGAACTTCCTACCTGGGATCTGGATTCTTTGTTTCCGGGATTTGAGTCGAGGCCATTCTTGGACACCTGGAACCAGGTAGTGAATCAACTGCGGGATTTGCATGATTTCCTGGAGGCCCATCGTATCGGCCAGGAGGGGGCTTCTACCGACCCACAGACTTTTCGTGCAGTACTGGACAGGCTCAATGCCTTTGGCGAGACCCTGGGGCCGCTCTTTGCCTACGTGCTGATGCGGGTGGATGCCGATAGCACCGACGCCGCCGCCCAGGCCAAGCTCTCGGAGCTCGAGCGGGTGCAGCTCGAGTACCAAAAACTGCGCCCCAGGCTCCAGCGTTGGCTGGCTATGCTCGATGCCGATGCGGTGCAGGCAGGCGAATACCGGATTCTGCTCGAGGAGGCCAGAGTCCAGGCCCAGCACATGATGTCCGAGCCCGAGGAAGTGCTGGCCGCCGAGCTGTCGCTCTCAGGTGGACGGGCCTGGGTCAAGCTCCATGGCAACCTGACCAGCCAGATTACGGCGGTGGTGCTGGGGGAGGAGCTACCTATGAGCGCCGTGCGTAACCTGGCCATGCACCCCCAAGAAGCGGTGCGTAAAGCCGCCTACGAGGCTGAGCTCCAAGCCTGGAAAGCCCACGAAGTGGCCCTGGCGGCAGCCCTCAACGGCTACAAGGGCGAGGTCTCGACCCTGAACCGCAAGCGCGGCTGGCCCGACGACCTAGCCCCGGCCCTGTTCGAGAACCGTATTGGGCGTAAGACCCAGGAGGCTATGCAGCGGGTGATGGTGGATAGCCTTCCGCACTGGCGGCGCTATTTTGCCCTCAAGGCTCGGGCTTTGAGCAAGAACCGACTCGACTGGTGGGATCTGTTTGCCCCGATGTCGTCCGGCTCCCTGCCCAAGAAATGGGGCTGGGAGGAGGGTCGGCGGTTTATTGTCGAGCACCTGTCGGGCTTCTCTAAGGCTGCTGCGGCGCTGGCTGAGCGGGCTTTTGCCGAGCGCTGGCTGGATGCCTCTCCGCGCAAGGGCAAAGTGGGGGGTGCGTACTGCATGCCGGTAGGGCAGGGATGCTCGCGCATTCTGCTAAACCACGAAGATAGCTTTGAGTCCCTCTCGACCCTGGCCCACGAGCTAGGCCACGCCTACCACAACCTCTGCTTGCGGGAGGTGCCCTACCTGCTGCGCCAGGAGCCCATGACCCTGGCCGAGACCGCTTCCATCATGAACGAGACCGTGGTGGGAGAGGCGGCCCTGCGGGTGCTACCCCCTGCCGAGCAACTTGGGGTGCTCGAGGGCGGCCTGCAAAGCGCAGCCCAGGTAGTAGTAGACATCCATTCCCGCTTTTTGTTCGAGCAGGCGGTGTTTGCCAGGCGCCGCGAGCGCGAGCTTTCGGCCCAGGAGTTCTGCCAGCAGATGTTGGAGGCCCAGCAAGAGACCTACGGCGAGGCCCTGGCTACTTATCACCCCTACATGTGGGCGGTGAAGGGGCACTACTACGGCTCCAACTTCTATAACTTCCCCTATGCTTTTGGGCTTTTGTTTGGTCTGGCGCTGTACCAGCGATACCTGACCGAGGGCCCCGATTTTGTAGCGCGCTACGAGGAACTGTTGGCCTCGGTGGGCAAATACTCCGCCGAGCAACTGGCCGCTCGTTTTGGCTTCGATCTGGAGACGGAGGCTTTCTGGCAGGGGGGCATGGCGGTTTTGATTCAACGCATCGAGCGCTTTGAGCAGTTGCTGCTCAGTAAGTAG
- a CDS encoding DUF2089 domain-containing protein, which yields MNVFPMPTECPVQGCNGRLHVTGLVCSACRTEVKGEFQPNEFALLPPEHLEFLRLYIKVRGNLKEVERILGLSYPTVRARFESLLRVLGYEEEVDQSPSTEEKEAILSALEKGQLSAAEAAERLRALKKR from the coding sequence ATGAACGTCTTTCCCATGCCCACCGAGTGCCCGGTACAGGGTTGTAACGGGCGCCTGCACGTGACCGGACTGGTCTGTTCTGCTTGTCGCACCGAGGTTAAAGGCGAGTTTCAGCCCAACGAGTTTGCTCTCTTGCCCCCCGAGCATCTGGAGTTTTTGCGCCTGTACATCAAGGTGCGGGGCAACCTGAAGGAAGTGGAGCGGATTCTGGGGCTCTCTTACCCCACCGTTCGGGCCCGCTTTGAAAGCCTCTTACGGGTGCTCGGCTACGAGGAGGAGGTAGACCAAAGCCCCAGTACAGAGGAAAAGGAAGCCATCCTCTCGGCTCTGGAAAAAGGCCAGTTGAGCGCTGCCGAGGCTGCCGAACGCCTGCGCGCCCTCAAGAAACGCTAA